CGCCCCGGAGTACCGCACCGCCGGCCGACCGCCGCGTACCGACGTCGAACGGCACCTGTGCACCCTCTTTGCCGAGGTACTGGGACTGCCGGAAGTCACGGTCGACGACGATTTCTTCGTCCTCGGCGGGCACTCCCTGCTCGGTGCGGTGCTGGCCGGGCGGATCTCCCGAGACCTGGGGACCCCGGTCAGCGTGCGGTCGCTGTTCGAGGCGCCGACCGTGGCCCGGCTGGCCGAACAGCTCGACACCTGGGCCGACCCGCTGGCGACGATGCTTCCGCTACGTAAGGACGGCAGCGCACCGCCGCTGTTCTGCGTCCACCCGGCCGCCGGCTTCGGCTGGGTCTACGCCGGGCTGCGCGGGCACCTCCCCGACCGGCCGCTGTATGCGCTGCAGTCACCCGCGCTCGCCGACCCGCACCGGCACACCGACGACCTCGACGCGTTGGTGTCGTACCACCTCGCCGAGATCCTCGCCGTCCAACCGACGGGCCCGTACCACCTGCTCGGCTGGTCCTTCGGCGGCGCGCTCGCCCACGGGATCGCCGCCCGGCTCCGCGCGGCGGGGGAGCAGGTGGCGCTGCTCGCCCTCCTGGACGCCTACCCGTTCGAAGCGGACCCCGGTGCCGCGCCCCTGCACCCCGACGACCCGGCGGCGATCGCCGCCGTCCTGGACTCGCTGGGACGGCCGGTGCCCGACGGGCCGCTGACGCTCCACGACCTGTCCGGGCTGGACCTGGACTCCCTGGGCGCCACCGCCGCGTCGGTGCTACGGGTCTTCGTCGACCACGTGAACCTGACCCGGTCGGTCACCTCGCCCCCCTTCGACGGGGACCTGCTTCTGTTCACCGCCGCCGAGTCCACCGCGGCACGACGGTGGCCCTCGTACGGGACACGGCACGTCGAGGTGCATCCCGTGCCGTTCTCCCACGGCCTCATGACAAGCCCGGCGGCGCTGGCCCACATCGGGCCGATCCTCGCCGCCCACCTGACCACCACGCCGAACGCCGGCCGGGTGACCGGCTCCACCCCCGGACCGGCCACCCCGAAAGGAGAAGCACAGTGACTGACACCGTCGTCCATCCCGAGCTGCACGCCCGGACCGTGCGTGACTACTTCGGTCTCATCGACACCGGTGACCTACTGGATTCGGTCGCCCTGTTCGCCCCCGACGCCGTCTACCACCGCCCCGGCCACCCACCGATGGTCGGCCGGGAGCGGATCGCCCACTTCTACTGCGAGCTGCGACCCATCCGATCGGGCGTGCACACCCTCGACGCCGTGATCGCCGACGGGACTGGTGTCGCCGCCCACGGCGGGTTCCGGGGCGTGGCCCTGGACGGATCACCGATCGACCTGCGCTTCGCCGACTTCTTCGAGTTCGACGGATCCGGTGCCATCACCCGCCGGGAGACCTACTTCTCCGCCCCGCTCGTCTGAGTCCCGTCACCGTTCACCGCAGTCCCGTCGGGCTCGACCCACCCGCGTCCACGCCCCGCATGCCCGCGCGCCCAGGCACCACCGACCCTGAGGAGCACTGAGCACCATGACCCAGACCCACGCCCCCGTCTCCCGCACCCCGCACGTCGAGCACGGTGCGCAGTTCACCGACACCCTCGTCACCGCGACCTGGACCCCGTCCACCGGCTGGAGCCCGGCCACCCGCGGCCCGCTGACGAACTTCGCCATGCACCCCGGCATGATCGGCCTGCACTACGGCCAGGTGGTCTTCGAGGGCCTGAAGGCCCACCGGCAGGTCGACGGCTCCATGGCGGTGTTCCGGCCCCGGGACAACGCCCTGCGGTTCCAGCGCTCCGCGCGCCGGCTCGCGATGCCGGAGGTGCCCGAGGAGATGTTCCTCCAGGCGGTCGACGCAGTCGTCGCCGCCGACGGCCACCACATCGACGACGACCCGAACGTCAGCCTCTATCTGCGCCCCCTGCTGTTCGCCAGCGAGGCCAACCTGATGCTCCGGCCGGCGAACGAATACACCTTCATGATGATGGCCTTCGTGGCGGGCGGATTCTTCGGCAGCGCCGTCGAGCCGGTGCGGGTGTGGGTGAGCCGGGACACGGCCAGGGCGTTCCCCGGCGGCACCGGCGACGTCA
The Micromonospora sp. R77 DNA segment above includes these coding regions:
- a CDS encoding nuclear transport factor 2 family protein, which gives rise to MTDTVVHPELHARTVRDYFGLIDTGDLLDSVALFAPDAVYHRPGHPPMVGRERIAHFYCELRPIRSGVHTLDAVIADGTGVAAHGGFRGVALDGSPIDLRFADFFEFDGSGAITRRETYFSAPLV
- a CDS encoding branched-chain amino acid aminotransferase, with translation MTQTHAPVSRTPHVEHGAQFTDTLVTATWTPSTGWSPATRGPLTNFAMHPGMIGLHYGQVVFEGLKAHRQVDGSMAVFRPRDNALRFQRSARRLAMPEVPEEMFLQAVDAVVAADGHHIDDDPNVSLYLRPLLFASEANLMLRPANEYTFMMMAFVAGGFFGSAVEPVRVWVSRDTARAFPGGTGDVKCAANYAGAFLTQREAQMQGCHQVVWLDAREGRWVEELGGMNLFFVRGSGADAEVLTPELTGTLLPGVTRDTLLTLATRLGYRSGTTRLSVSQWQQECADGTITEVFACGTAAVVTPVGAVRDGSTEWTVGDGTPGPVTMRLREALLDLHHGKAPDPDSWMYPVRAGSPHRQ